One Ahaetulla prasina isolate Xishuangbanna chromosome 1, ASM2864084v1, whole genome shotgun sequence DNA window includes the following coding sequences:
- the PAPOLA gene encoding poly(A) polymerase alpha isoform X2 yields MPFPVTTQGSQQTQQPQKHYGITSPISLASPKENDCTLTQKLIETLKPFGVFEEEEELQRRILILGKLNNLVKEWIREISEIKNLPQSVIENVGGKIFTFGSYRLGVHTKGADIDALCVAPRHVDRSDFFTSFYEKLKLQEEVKDLRAVEEAFVPVIKLCFDGIEIDILFARLALQTIPEDLDLRDDSLLKNLDIRCIRSLNGCRVTDEILHLVPNIDNFRLTLRAIKLWAKRHNIYSNILGFLGGVSWAMLVARTCQLYPNAIASTLVHKFFLVFSKW; encoded by the exons atgccgtt TCCAGTTACAACCCAGGGATCACAACAAACACAACAGCCGCAGAAACATTATGGCATTACCTCACCAATCAGTTTAGCTTCCCCTAAGGAAAATGACTGTACACTTACCCAAAAGCTAATTGAAACCCTAAAACCCTTTGGTGTCtttgaagaggaggaagaactgCAACGCAG AATTCTAATTTTGGGAAAGCTAAATAACTTAGTAAAGGAATGGATACGAGAAATCAGTGAAATTAAG aatcttccacaaTCTGTAATAGAAAACGTTGGTGGGAAAATTTTTACATTTGGCTCATATCGATTAGGCGTGCACACAAAAG GTGCAGACATTGATGCATTATGTGTGGCGCCGAGGCATGTTGACAGAAGTGATTTTTTCACCTCATTTTATGAAAAACTGAAATTACAGGAAGAGGTCAAAGACTTACGG GCTGTTGAAGAAGCATTTGTTCCTGTTATTAAATTGTGTTTTGATGGAATAGAG atTGATATCTTGTTTGCCAGGTTAGCACTGCAAACTATTCCTGAAGACCTAGACCTTCGAGATGATAGTCTACTTAAAAATTTAGACATTAGATGCATACGAAGTCTTAATG GTTGCAGAGTAACTGATGAAATTCTCCATCTAGTACCAAACATTGACAATTTCAGGTTAACACTGAGAGCTATCAAACTGTGGGCCAAAC GGCACAACATCTATTCCAATATATTAGGTTTCCTTGGTGGAGTTTCCTGGGCTATGCTAGTAGCAAGAACTTGCCAGCTTTATCCAAATGCAATAGCATCAACTCTTGTACATAAATTTTTCTTGGTATTTTCTAAATG GTAA